A single window of [Clostridium] hylemonae DSM 15053 DNA harbors:
- a CDS encoding MATE family efflux transporter, which yields MNGQNRKMELLGSVPVPRALLALGLPTMTGMMINALYNLVDAYFVGGLGTSQMGAITVAYPLGQIVVGLGLLFGNGAASYLSRLLGNGDRETADKAASTALYSSILVGSTVILCIILFLEPVLKQLGATKSVMPYAVTYTGIYIVSSIFNVFNVTMNNIVSSEGAARTTMCVLMTGAVINVILDPVLIYGFHLGVAGAAAATAVSQFVSTLVYLLYIFTKKSVFSFSIKNCSFSKELLSEILKIGIPTLAFQVLTSLSITMINHAAKEYGDFALAAMGPVTKIMSVGSLMVFGFLKGLQPIAGYSFGAKKYDRLMQAVRTSVIWSTIFCILFGLTASLFAGDIMALFTNTDLDMITTGAAALRASGLSFAVFGFYTVYSTLFLSMGRAKEGCLLGACRQGICFVPVILIFPAVWGLNGILYAQPAADILSAGAAIVMAVRLRKELRAAKAHSFAARTDIPLS from the coding sequence ATGAACGGACAAAACAGAAAGATGGAATTACTCGGAAGCGTGCCTGTGCCGAGAGCATTGCTGGCGCTTGGTCTTCCTACTATGACAGGTATGATGATCAACGCCCTGTACAATCTTGTCGACGCCTACTTTGTCGGAGGACTCGGTACGAGCCAGATGGGAGCGATCACTGTGGCGTATCCGCTTGGGCAGATCGTCGTAGGCCTCGGACTTCTGTTCGGCAACGGAGCCGCCTCTTACCTTTCCAGGTTGCTCGGCAACGGGGACAGGGAAACCGCGGACAAAGCTGCCAGCACCGCCCTGTACAGCAGTATTCTCGTTGGATCCACCGTCATCCTTTGTATTATTTTGTTTCTGGAACCGGTTTTAAAACAGCTGGGGGCAACAAAAAGCGTTATGCCTTATGCCGTCACATATACGGGCATCTATATCGTCTCCTCCATCTTTAATGTATTTAATGTCACGATGAACAATATCGTATCAAGCGAAGGCGCCGCCAGAACGACCATGTGTGTATTAATGACAGGCGCTGTCATCAATGTAATACTGGACCCTGTACTCATCTACGGATTTCACCTCGGCGTCGCCGGAGCGGCAGCTGCCACCGCAGTATCGCAGTTTGTCTCAACGCTTGTCTATCTGCTCTATATCTTTACAAAAAAGAGTGTGTTCAGTTTCAGCATAAAAAACTGCTCATTCTCAAAGGAACTTTTGTCCGAGATCCTGAAGATCGGAATTCCCACACTTGCTTTCCAGGTGCTCACAAGTCTTTCCATCACTATGATAAATCATGCGGCAAAGGAATATGGGGATTTTGCGCTGGCCGCGATGGGGCCTGTAACGAAGATCATGTCTGTTGGAAGTCTCATGGTATTTGGATTCCTGAAAGGTTTACAGCCGATCGCCGGATACAGCTTCGGAGCAAAAAAATATGACCGCCTCATGCAGGCAGTCAGAACATCCGTCATATGGTCTACCATTTTCTGTATTCTGTTCGGTCTGACCGCTTCCCTGTTCGCCGGAGACATTATGGCCCTGTTTACGAATACAGACCTGGACATGATAACAACAGGCGCCGCTGCATTGAGGGCAAGCGGCCTGTCCTTTGCAGTGTTTGGTTTCTATACCGTATATTCCACTCTGTTCCTTTCAATGGGAAGAGCAAAAGAAGGCTGTCTCCTCGGCGCCTGCCGCCAGGGGATCTGCTTTGTGCCGGTCATACTCATCTTTCCTGCCGTCTGGGGACTGAACGGCATTCTTTACGCGCAGCCGGCAGCTGACATCCTGTCCGCCGGCGCAGCCATCGTTATGGCGGTCCGTCTCCGCAAAGAATTACGTGCGGCAAAAGCACATTCTTTTGCCGCACGTACGGATATACCTCTATCTTGA
- a CDS encoding cation-translocating P-type ATPase, translating to MDNHRQMPWHSMQIEEVYRTLGTSVEGLSDAEAAERLRKNGRNELRRKPPKTISQMLREQVTDPMVLILIGAAAFSAVLGEWTEAAVIFTIVIINAVIGIVQEKKAQSSLEALRNMSALTARALRQKEESIIPAAELVEGDVVYLSDGDMVPADIRLTESANLKVQEASLTGESLPSEKEADAVLPGETVLGDRRNMLYRSSIVTYGRAVGVVAATGMQTEVGGIAGMLESEDELDTPLKRKLNAVGRTLTAAGLIVCVLIFVLGALYERPIIPQFLVAISLAISIIPEGLPATATIVMALGVQRMAKQNALIRKLPAVETLGEATVICSDKTGTLTLNKMTVTHAAANGDFEAGRAIPVGEAARQHPDVYREIVYAAALCNDASLDPDESGGIIGDPTEGALIYMAQEFGIDHESLEDTYPRLFEQPFDSERKRMTTVHRIDGSYVAYTKGAVDEMLPLCSHILTAQGVRPMTEDDRANILALCRKMSEDALRVLGFALRTIRDIPDKDGENVEADMTFAGALGMIDPPRQEVADSVRICRKAGIRTVMITGDHKVTALAIAKELGIYKEGDMVISGEELDAMDDEALMASAGSAAVFARVSPADKLRIIKALKRAGEIVAMTGDGVNDSPALKAADIGVAMGKTGTDVAREASDMILLDDSFTTIAFAIKEGRRVYRNIQKVIQFLLVGNIAEILTLFAATVFNFDAPLLAVHILWVNLATATLPALALGVDPASRNIMKHQPVKSGTLFEKDLVRRVIVQGIFVAAMTTAAYWTGAATGGHAAGQTMAFCTLAFSQMLRSFNERSNTEPVWVRAEGANPWLLAAFAVSAALMACILFLPALREAFRLVPLSGIQWAAAAGFSVMTVVQAELEKWIKRLKRSR from the coding sequence ATGGATAATCACAGACAGATGCCTTGGCATTCCATGCAGATCGAGGAAGTTTACCGGACACTCGGTACTTCCGTGGAAGGTCTAAGTGATGCTGAGGCGGCCGAAAGGTTAAGAAAGAACGGGCGCAATGAGCTGCGCCGGAAACCGCCGAAAACAATTTCTCAGATGCTCAGAGAGCAGGTGACAGACCCTATGGTGCTCATACTGATAGGAGCTGCCGCGTTTTCAGCTGTTCTGGGAGAATGGACGGAGGCGGCGGTGATCTTTACAATTGTAATCATCAACGCAGTTATCGGAATCGTACAGGAGAAGAAGGCACAGTCATCTCTTGAGGCGCTCCGCAATATGAGCGCACTCACTGCCCGGGCACTGCGGCAGAAGGAGGAGAGCATCATCCCGGCAGCAGAACTGGTGGAGGGAGATGTGGTGTACTTAAGCGACGGCGATATGGTGCCGGCCGACATAAGGCTGACTGAATCGGCCAATCTGAAGGTACAGGAGGCTTCCCTTACCGGTGAGTCGCTGCCGTCAGAAAAAGAGGCAGATGCGGTCCTTCCGGGAGAGACCGTTCTCGGAGACCGACGCAACATGTTATATCGTTCTTCTATTGTCACTTACGGCCGGGCGGTGGGGGTTGTGGCGGCCACCGGTATGCAGACGGAAGTGGGCGGTATCGCAGGCATGCTCGAAAGCGAGGATGAGCTGGATACTCCGCTGAAGCGCAAATTGAATGCGGTGGGCAGGACATTGACGGCAGCAGGTCTTATCGTCTGTGTGTTGATATTTGTGCTCGGAGCATTGTATGAACGTCCGATCATCCCGCAGTTTCTCGTGGCCATTTCCCTTGCCATATCCATCATTCCGGAAGGTCTCCCGGCCACGGCGACGATCGTGATGGCGCTTGGCGTCCAGCGCATGGCAAAACAAAATGCGCTTATCCGGAAGCTTCCCGCAGTGGAGACGCTCGGCGAAGCGACAGTGATCTGCAGCGATAAGACAGGTACGCTGACCTTGAATAAGATGACCGTGACCCATGCTGCGGCAAACGGGGACTTTGAGGCGGGCAGGGCGATACCTGTAGGAGAGGCTGCAAGACAGCATCCGGACGTCTACCGGGAGATCGTCTATGCGGCGGCGCTCTGCAATGACGCAAGCCTTGACCCGGATGAGAGCGGTGGAATCATCGGGGACCCCACAGAGGGCGCGCTCATATATATGGCGCAGGAATTCGGTATTGACCATGAGTCGCTGGAAGATACGTATCCGCGTCTGTTTGAACAGCCTTTTGACTCGGAGCGGAAGCGAATGACGACGGTTCACCGGATAGACGGCAGTTATGTGGCTTACACGAAGGGAGCGGTGGATGAGATGCTGCCTCTTTGCAGCCATATTCTGACCGCGCAGGGCGTACGTCCCATGACGGAAGACGACCGGGCCAATATCCTGGCGCTCTGCCGGAAGATGTCGGAAGATGCCCTGCGGGTGCTTGGATTCGCTCTGAGGACAATACGTGACATACCCGATAAGGACGGGGAAAATGTAGAAGCAGACATGACTTTTGCAGGCGCGCTCGGCATGATCGACCCGCCCCGTCAGGAAGTGGCCGATTCGGTGCGTATCTGCCGGAAGGCGGGAATCCGTACGGTTATGATAACCGGAGACCATAAGGTGACTGCGCTTGCCATAGCGAAGGAGCTTGGTATATATAAAGAAGGGGATATGGTCATATCCGGAGAAGAACTGGATGCCATGGACGACGAGGCACTGATGGCTTCGGCGGGCTCCGCCGCAGTATTCGCCCGCGTGTCGCCTGCAGATAAACTGCGCATCATAAAAGCATTAAAGCGCGCCGGAGAGATCGTCGCCATGACCGGGGACGGCGTGAATGATTCGCCTGCGCTGAAGGCGGCAGACATCGGAGTCGCCATGGGAAAGACAGGTACAGATGTCGCCAGAGAAGCCTCCGATATGATACTGCTCGACGACAGCTTTACTACCATTGCCTTTGCCATCAAGGAAGGACGGCGCGTGTACCGGAATATACAGAAGGTAATACAGTTCCTGCTTGTGGGTAATATCGCGGAAATACTGACCTTATTCGCGGCGACGGTCTTTAACTTTGACGCGCCCCTGCTTGCGGTTCATATTCTCTGGGTGAATCTGGCCACGGCTACGCTGCCGGCGCTGGCCCTCGGCGTCGATCCTGCCAGCAGAAATATCATGAAACACCAGCCGGTAAAGTCAGGCACTTTATTTGAAAAAGACCTCGTGCGGAGGGTTATTGTACAGGGGATTTTTGTGGCGGCCATGACGACCGCTGCTTACTGGACGGGTGCTGCGACCGGCGGCCATGCGGCAGGACAGACGATGGCATTTTGCACACTGGCATTTTCCCAGATGCTGAGGTCCTTTAATGAGCGCTCCAACACGGAGCCCGTCTGGGTGAGGGCGGAGGGAGCAAACCCGTGGCTGCTTGCCGCCTTTGCGGTATCGGCGGCTCTTATGGCGTGTATCCTGTTTCTGCCGGCGCTTAGAGAAGCGTTCAGACTTGTGCCCCTTTCTGGCATACAGTGGGCTGCCGCTGCCGGCTTTTCTGTGATGACTGTCGTTCAGGCAGAGCTGGAAAAATGGATAAAGCGGCTTAAAAGATCAAGATAG
- the arcC gene encoding carbamate kinase produces the protein MTKKKRVVIALGGNALGNTLPEQMAAVKITARAIVDLIEEGCEVVVAHGNGPQVGMVNNAMLALTHEDKEQPNTPLSVCVAMSQAYIGYDLQNALREELLDRGIDNIPVATMITQVRVDENDPAFDSPSKPIGKFVTKEQAKEMALKYDYIMKEDAGRGYRRVVASPKPVEIIETGTIKAMVDSGELVIACGGGGIPVIRQGNHLRGASAVIDKDFASCLLAKELDADFLIILTAVEKAAIRFGQPDEKWLDKVTVSEMRQYMEEGHFAPGSMLPKVQAAVDFAASRPGRCALITLLEKAKEGINGTTGTLITLD, from the coding sequence ATGACAAAGAAAAAAAGGGTCGTGATCGCCCTGGGCGGAAACGCGCTCGGCAATACACTCCCGGAACAGATGGCAGCTGTGAAGATAACAGCCCGCGCCATTGTAGACCTGATCGAAGAAGGCTGCGAAGTCGTTGTCGCCCACGGCAACGGCCCCCAGGTGGGCATGGTCAACAATGCCATGCTCGCCCTGACCCACGAAGATAAAGAGCAGCCGAACACTCCGCTGTCTGTCTGCGTTGCCATGAGCCAGGCATATATCGGATATGACCTTCAGAATGCCCTGCGTGAAGAACTTCTGGACAGAGGGATCGACAACATCCCCGTCGCCACCATGATCACACAGGTGCGGGTCGATGAAAATGACCCTGCCTTCGACAGCCCGTCCAAACCGATCGGCAAATTTGTTACAAAAGAGCAGGCGAAAGAAATGGCGCTGAAATATGACTATATAATGAAGGAAGACGCAGGCCGCGGCTACCGCCGTGTGGTCGCCTCTCCAAAGCCGGTGGAAATTATTGAGACAGGTACGATAAAAGCCATGGTTGATTCCGGAGAACTCGTGATCGCCTGCGGAGGCGGCGGGATCCCCGTCATCCGTCAGGGAAATCACCTGCGGGGCGCCAGCGCGGTCATCGATAAGGACTTCGCCAGCTGCCTTCTGGCAAAAGAGCTGGATGCAGACTTTCTGATCATACTGACCGCTGTGGAAAAAGCAGCCATCCGCTTTGGACAGCCGGATGAAAAGTGGCTTGACAAAGTCACCGTCTCCGAGATGCGTCAGTATATGGAAGAAGGGCACTTTGCCCCGGGCTCCATGCTTCCGAAAGTTCAGGCCGCAGTCGACTTCGCGGCCTCCAGGCCGGGACGGTGCGCGCTCATCACTCTTCTTGAAAAAGCAAAGGAAGGTATCAACGGTACGACCGGAACGCTCATCACCCTAGACTAA
- a CDS encoding uracil-xanthine permease family protein, which yields MTDKERTRSSIFDLKGVPDIKQALPLALQHVVAMIVGCVTPAIIVAGVAGLSEKDSVILIQAALIVSGISTLIQLFPFIHTRWFTIGSGLPIIMGISFAYLPSMQTIAAEFDIPTILGAQIVGGCVAVFVGLNIKRIRRFFPPLIAGTVVFTIGLSLYPTAINYMAGGVGSPDYGSYRNWIIAVITLVIVTLLNHFGRGIFKLASILIGIIGGYAAALCMGMVDFSPIAQASAFQLPMPLHFGVKFEISSCVAIGLLFAINSIQAIGDFSATTSGGLDRMPTDGELQGGIVGYGITNILCSLAGGLPTATYSQNVGIVATTKVVNRCVLGLAAVLLLAAGFIPKFSSLLTTIPYAVLGGATVSVFASIAMTGMKLITSENMSYRNTSIVGLAAALGMGISQATEALQNFPDWFVMIFGKSPVVIATLIAVLLNIILPKDLEAGS from the coding sequence ATGACAGACAAAGAGCGGACCCGCTCTTCTATATTTGACCTGAAAGGTGTCCCGGACATAAAGCAGGCGCTGCCGCTTGCCCTCCAGCATGTGGTTGCCATGATCGTCGGCTGTGTCACGCCTGCGATCATCGTCGCAGGCGTAGCCGGCCTGTCGGAGAAGGACTCTGTCATTCTCATTCAGGCGGCTTTGATCGTGTCCGGAATATCCACATTGATCCAGCTGTTTCCGTTTATACACACGCGGTGGTTTACGATAGGTTCCGGTCTTCCGATCATAATGGGGATCAGCTTTGCCTACCTGCCGAGCATGCAGACGATCGCGGCAGAATTTGATATACCGACAATACTCGGCGCCCAGATCGTGGGCGGATGTGTGGCAGTATTCGTTGGGCTGAACATTAAGAGGATCCGCAGGTTCTTTCCTCCGCTCATCGCCGGAACCGTCGTATTCACCATAGGCCTCTCCCTCTACCCGACCGCCATCAACTATATGGCCGGCGGCGTGGGAAGTCCGGATTACGGCTCCTACAGGAACTGGATCATAGCTGTGATCACCCTCGTCATCGTGACGCTTCTGAACCACTTCGGCAGAGGGATATTCAAGCTGGCCTCTATACTGATCGGGATCATAGGCGGGTACGCGGCGGCCCTCTGTATGGGAATGGTCGACTTCTCTCCCATCGCGCAGGCCTCTGCGTTCCAGCTGCCGATGCCGCTGCATTTCGGCGTAAAGTTTGAAATCTCTTCGTGCGTCGCCATCGGCCTGCTGTTTGCCATCAACTCCATCCAGGCGATCGGTGACTTCTCCGCCACGACAAGCGGAGGGCTCGACCGGATGCCGACGGACGGAGAGCTTCAGGGCGGCATCGTCGGATACGGGATCACCAATATCCTCTGTTCACTGGCCGGGGGACTGCCGACAGCCACCTACAGCCAGAACGTGGGTATCGTGGCCACCACAAAAGTTGTAAACCGCTGTGTCCTCGGCCTTGCAGCCGTGCTTCTGCTCGCGGCGGGATTTATACCGAAGTTTTCATCCCTCCTGACGACGATCCCGTACGCAGTGCTCGGAGGCGCGACCGTATCCGTGTTTGCATCGATCGCCATGACCGGGATGAAACTTATAACATCCGAAAACATGTCCTACCGGAACACCTCCATCGTCGGACTGGCCGCCGCACTCGGCATGGGTATATCACAGGCAACAGAGGCGCTCCAGAATTTCCCGGACTGGTTTGTGATGATATTCGGGAAATCACCGGTAGTGATCGCAACATTGATCGCCGTACTGCTGAACATCATACTGCCGAAAGATCTGGAGGCAGGTTCCTGA
- a CDS encoding PadR family transcriptional regulator, protein MATIDLIVLGMLKNESLSAYDIQKLVEYRNISRWVKISTPSIYKKVIQLEEKGFIESNIVKEGKMPEKAVYSLTGAGEKQFEKLMMEISSKPLRIFLDFNAVIVNLTELAPEKREICLGQIGESVKTLKAYLEENMKIKENIPDIPETGKAVLRQQMILVQAIETWLDSLKGSFEEQ, encoded by the coding sequence ATGGCGACCATAGATCTGATCGTGCTCGGTATGCTTAAAAATGAATCGCTGAGCGCTTATGATATTCAGAAACTGGTAGAGTACAGAAATATATCGAGATGGGTGAAGATCAGTACACCATCTATCTATAAGAAAGTAATCCAGCTGGAAGAAAAGGGATTCATTGAGAGTAATATCGTCAAAGAGGGAAAAATGCCGGAGAAGGCCGTCTATTCCCTCACCGGAGCCGGAGAAAAACAATTTGAAAAACTGATGATGGAGATTTCTTCAAAACCGCTTCGCATCTTTCTGGACTTTAACGCAGTGATCGTAAATCTGACAGAGCTCGCCCCAGAGAAGAGGGAGATATGTCTGGGGCAGATCGGAGAAAGCGTTAAAACGTTAAAAGCATATCTGGAAGAAAATATGAAGATAAAAGAAAATATACCGGATATTCCCGAGACGGGAAAAGCTGTCCTTAGGCAACAGATGATACTCGTTCAGGCGATCGAAACATGGCTGGATTCCCTGAAGGGCAGTTTTGAGGAACAATGA